The DNA region CCCCCCGAAATGACCTCAGAGGATCACCGCGTGCATGACCCGGCCCTCGAAGAGGAGGGCCGACCCTTGCTGTCCGGCCGCCCGGTACTCGAAGACGCGGCCCGCGCCTGCGTTGGCGTGCAGGGTTCCCTCGATCGTCGCCGCCGCCCGCAGGAGGTCCTCCGCGCGCGCCCGCGCCGGGCCCTGATCGGGGTCCGGCGCCTCGGGCCGGCCGTAGGCATCCAGCGCCTGGGCGCGCAGGAGCTTCGGCCACTCACGGGCGAAGAGGTCGGGCTCGAAGAAGAGGTCGAGGCCGGCCAGGGTCCTCCCCACGAAGACCGCGGCCCCCAGGGCGCCGGGCGCCGCGCGGGAATCGAGCCCCCGCTCCGCCTCGCGGAGCTGGGCCTTCACCTCCGGCTTGTCGTAGATCGCCTGGTAGCTCTGGGTGGTCGACGGCGCGGCCGCGCGGCGCGCATACCGGTCGACCTCGGCCCAGACGCGGCCCTGCCCTGCCTTCTCCAGGACCTTCGAGCGGAGCCCCGGCGCGGCGAAGCTGCCGCGAGCGCCGAACTCCTTCGCCCGGCCGGCCCAGCGGCCCTGCTCCACGCAGTAGACGCCGACCTTGCGCGGACCGGACAGGGGCGGCAGCAGGAGGTCCTCGGTGAGAACGCGGTTCTGCTTGCCGCCGAGGAGGATCTCGCCGGCCAGGAGGAGGACGTGGGTCTTCCCGCGGTTCTCCACGATCAGCTCGGGTACGGTGGCCTGCTCCTGCTCGGTGATCACGAGGTCTCCGCTCTCGCGCGCCTCCTCGAGCGCGGTCACGGCCAGCGGCGCCCCCGGCTGTCCGTGGAGCCAGAAGACTCTGAGGAGGCCGTGGGTCCGGGTCTCCCCGATCCGGACGCCCGCTGCGAATCGGTGGAAATCCGGACTGCCCTGGCCCGAGGGCCGGTCGAGGCCGCCACCGCCGTCGCCGCCTCCGAGGATTCTGAGCCGCTCCGCCCACGCCGTCGCCGGGCGCAGGCCGACCGTGCCGGCTGTCAGGCCCAACCACCGCACGAACTGCCGCCGCGTCGCTCGCATGGGACTCCTCCGCACGCCGGCCCTGGATTGGCCCGGAGGCCGGCCGGCGTGGTCGACCTCTTAGACCGGCCGGGCGAGGAGAAGTTCCCGAGGACGCACCGGTCTGTGTGGGGGGAAGGATCGCCGTCGGCCCGGTGCGCCAGGTGCCCCTCACGAGAGTGAAAAAATGCGCGGAGTGCAGCCCTACGCGCACACTTGATTACCCCGCGGGTAGATGCTCCCCTCCGAGCGGCGGCTTCGCCGCCGGGCCCACCCACCCAGCCCGAGAGGTCGGGAGGTTCCGGAGAGGGCCGACGAGGCCCCCTCCGGTAACTTCAGGGGGCGGGGGGCATGACTCCGTTCAGGGCCAGCCGTCCGCCGTCGGCGTAGATCGTCGTCCCGGTCACGTAGGAGGCGTCGTCCGACGCCAGGAACACGGCGATCCGGGCGATCTCCTCGGGCTCCGCGATCCGCCCCAACGGCGTCCGCATCAGGAAGCGCTGGATCATTCCGGGCACGCCGAAGAAGTTCGCGTTGATCGGCGTGTTCACCGTGCCGGGGCCGATCGCGTTGACCCGGATCCCGTGGGGGGCCAGCGCCACCGCCATGCCCTTGGTCAACATCGCGATGCCGCCCTTGGAGGCCGCGTAGTGGACCAGCACCGGGTGCGCGACGACGGCATTGACCGAGCTCAGGTTGATGATCGCCCCTCGGGTTCCCGTCTCGACCATGTGGCGCGCCGCCGCCTGGCCGCACAGGAACGTCCCCTTCAGGTTCACGCGGATCACCCGGTCGAACTCCGTCTCGGTGAGGTCGAGGAAGGGGATCTCCGCCTGCACCGCCGCATTGGCGACCATCACGTCGAGGCGCCCGAAGCGCTCGACGGTGGCGGCCACGAGGCGTCGCACCTGCCCGGCATCGCCGACGTCGGTGGGGACGGCCAGGGCGCCGGGGCCGAGCTTCGTCGCCTGCGCGCGCACCTCGTCGGCCAGCCAGTCGGCGAGCGTGACCTGGGCACCCTGGGCGACGAGCGCCTCGGCGATGGCGAGCCCGATCCCGCGCGCGGCGCCGGTGACGATGGCGACCTTGCCCTGGAGGCGCCCGGCGGACCCTCGATCGGATCCCGCCCGTCCCTTTCGCCGTCGGTTCCGTCGGGCCCCGACGGAGGCGCTCCCGGCTCGCGGCCGGGGCGCGTGCCGCCGGGGAGGCCCTTCATGCCGGTGCTGTGTCCCCTCGCGGTGGGTGAGAGCGTCCGAGACCGTCTCCGCCGAATAACTCCGCTTTGGCATTGGGAATCCTCCGATTGGCTGGACCAGGCCGCCGCCCGACCGCGGCGCCGAGGGGCCTTGAATGGCGGCGCCCCCCGAGGCTCGCGCCAGCCGATTCTCGGCCCCGCCCCGCGAAAATACAAGGAGTCGCCGGGCGCGCGTCAAGGCGTCGGCTGTCCGACGCCAAGCCCCGGGCTGGCCGCACAGTGTCTATGTTCGTGACACCCAGAGACCCGCTGGTGGGAAGGGAAGGAGGGCCTGCCCCGTAACTCTTCGTGGTTTCGACGCTGGCCGAACGGCGCCGGCCGCCGAGCCGCCTGGCATTACAGTCGCATGGATCGGCCGGCAGCAGTTGGCGCTGTCCGGAAGGCACTCAGGCTCTGAAGGGGGAGGTCAGCCATGTTTGGCTTCATGCTCGACGAGACCGAGACGCAGGACACCGCGGGGCTCAGCGGGGCGTCGTGCCAGTCGTGTCACCTCAAGCTCGCGTCGCGCGCTCCCCGGGTGGTGATCGGGGGCTCCACGTACCACCGCGACTGCTACGAGGCGGTGCACCTGAAGAAGACCGGCCGGCGTCCGCGTCTCGTCGCTGCCCCGTCGGGGGATCGGGTCACCTTCCGGCCTGCCGCGTGAGCGAGTTCGCGGGGACGCAAGCCTGGGGATCGACGCATGCTGCGTAGCGTCCGTGATGTCGTCGGCTATGGCCTCTCCGCGACGGACGGCGAGAT from Candidatus Methylomirabilota bacterium includes:
- a CDS encoding DUF6569 family protein, translated to MRATRRQFVRWLGLTAGTVGLRPATAWAERLRILGGGDGGGGLDRPSGQGSPDFHRFAAGVRIGETRTHGLLRVFWLHGQPGAPLAVTALEEARESGDLVITEQEQATVPELIVENRGKTHVLLLAGEILLGGKQNRVLTEDLLLPPLSGPRKVGVYCVEQGRWAGRAKEFGARGSFAAPGLRSKVLEKAGQGRVWAEVDRYARRAAAPSTTQSYQAIYDKPEVKAQLREAERGLDSRAAPGALGAAVFVGRTLAGLDLFFEPDLFAREWPKLLRAQALDAYGRPEAPDPDQGPARARAEDLLRAAATIEGTLHANAGAGRVFEYRAAGQQGSALLFEGRVMHAVIL
- a CDS encoding glucose 1-dehydrogenase codes for the protein MPKRSYSAETVSDALTHREGTQHRHEGPPRRHAPRPRAGSASVGARRNRRRKGRAGSDRGSAGRLQGKVAIVTGAARGIGLAIAEALVAQGAQVTLADWLADEVRAQATKLGPGALAVPTDVGDAGQVRRLVAATVERFGRLDVMVANAAVQAEIPFLDLTETEFDRVIRVNLKGTFLCGQAAARHMVETGTRGAIINLSSVNAVVAHPVLVHYAASKGGIAMLTKGMAVALAPHGIRVNAIGPGTVNTPINANFFGVPGMIQRFLMRTPLGRIAEPEEIARIAVFLASDDASYVTGTTIYADGGRLALNGVMPPAP